The Vibrio sp. 10N DNA window AAATCATTCAGAAAGTGCAATCCGGTGAAATGAGCTTTGCTGAATTGGCCGAGCAATACAGCCAAGATCCAGGCTCTGCGGTCCAAGGTGGTGAGCTAGGCTATCAGACGCCCGAACTTTACGTGCCCGAATTTAAGCACCAGGTCGAAACCCTGCCCGTAAACCAAATCAGTGAACCGTTTAAAACCGTTCACGGCTGGCACATTGTTGAAGTTTTGGATCGTCGTGACGTCGACAAAACCGGCTCTGCGATGCAAAACCGCGCTTACCGAATCCTATTTAATCGTAAGTTCAACGAAGAAGCGTCTGCGTGGATCCAAGAACTGCGCGCCAGTGCCTTTGTCGAAATGGTTGAGGACGAAGAAAGTGAAATCAATTAAACGCATCATCGTCACAGCCGGCGAGCCAGCAGGTATCGGACCAGACTTAGCGGTGGCCCTTTCGCAAAAATCATGGCCACATCAGGTGGTCATTTGCGCTGATAAATCATTGATTGCAGAGCGCGCAGAGCTACTTGGCATCGATGTCGAGTTGGTCGACTTCGACGCACAAAACTTCGAATCTCATCGACAAGGACGCTTAGTGATTCTGCATGAACCACTGACTGTTCCAGCCAAAGCTGGCGTTCTCGATGAGAGAAACGGTCAATACGTACTAAATACCCTCGAAAAAGCCGCAAAAGGCTGTATGAATGGTCAATTTGATGCTATTGTCACCGGCCCTGTGCACAAAGGGGTGATCAATCGCGCTGGCGTTAGCTTTAGTGGCCATACAGAGTTCTTTGCAGAGGTATCCAATACACCACTTGTGGTGATGATGCTGGCAACGGAAGGGCTAAGAACAGCACTGGTTACGACACACCTTCCCTTATCGGAAGTGCCTAATGCCATCACCGAGGATCGCGTCACGCGAATCGTTGATATATTGCACCACGATTTGGTCACCAAGTTTGGGATCACAACACCAAACATCTATGTCTGCGGCCTGAACCCTCATGCGGGTGAAGATGGCTGCCTAGGTATGGAAGAGATTGAAACCATCACTCCTACCCTAGAAAAACTTCGCACAGAGAAAAATTATCAGCTTGTTGGCCCATTACCCGCCGACACGATATTTAATGACAAATACTTACGCGAAGCGGATGCTGTCTTAGGCATGTATCACGATCAAGTACTCCCTGTATTAAAATACAAAGGCTTTGGTCGTTCAGTAAACATCACTCTTGGTCTACCTTTTATAAGGACATCGGTTGATCATGGCACCGCGATTGATCTTGCTGGCACCGGCCAAGCAGACTTTGGCAGCTTTGAGACAGCGCTGGCGTACGCAATAGACTTAGTAGAGAGCAGACAATGAGAAATGATGTCCACTTAGGGCACAAGGCCAGAAAACGATTTGGCCAGAACTTCCTGAACGATCCGTACATCATCGATGGTATCGTATCTTCAATTAACCCAAAGCCGGGCCAAAACCTGGTTGAGATCGGCCCTGGTCTTGGCGCGATTACTGAGCCAGTGGGTAAAGAAGTCGACAAGTTTACGGTTATCGAACTTGACCGTGACTTGGCACAGCGTCTGCGTACTCACCCAGATCTTGCTGACAAGTTGACCATTCACGAAGGCGACGCAATGCGTTTTGACTTCACCCAACTGGTGAAGCCTAACAACAAACTGCGCATCTTTGGTAACTTGCCATATAACATCTCTACGCCTTTGATGTTCCACTTGTTTGAATTCCATAAAGACATCCAAGACATGCACTTTATGCTTCAAAAAGAAGTGGTTAACCGTCTAGCCGCTGGCCCTGGTAGCAAAGCTTATGGCCGTCTGACGGTCATGGCACAGTACTACTGTAAAGTGGTACCCGTACTTGAAGTACCACCAACAGCATTCGTGCCGCCGCCGAAAGTCGACTCAGCGGTTGTGCGTCTTGTGCCTTACGAAGAACTGCCATACCCTGCAACTAGCCTTAAGTGGCTTGATCGCGTATGTCGTGAAGGCTTTAACCAGCGTCGTAAAACTGTACGTAACTGCTATAAAGCACTCATGTCCGCGGAAACCTTGGAAGAGCTTGGGGTGAACCCATCTATGCGCCCAGAGAACCTGACGCTGCAACAGTTTGTTGACATGGCAAACTGGCTCGACGCCAACCATGGTTAATACAAATCAATAACAGAAAAAACGCTCACTAGCTTGCTATTGAGCGTTTTTTTTGTCATATCTGAATATGCACTTCAAGCAGTTAGGAGATTGACATGGAGTCGACCACACCATGCGTAAAATGCCAAGTACACACTAAATACGTTGAAGAACAGTCCGACCCAGACAACAGCCGTTATGTGTTTGCCTACATCATTACCATCAAGAACCTGAGTCAGGAAACTGTTCAACTCATCAGTCGACGCTGGTTAATCACCGATGCTAACGGCAAGCAGCTTACCGTAGAAGGTGATGGCGTCGTTGGACAACAACCGGTCATCGAAAAAAACGATGAATACACTTATACCAGTGGTACAGCAATCGAGACCCCTCTGGGCGTAATGCAGGGGCACTACGTTATGCTAGATGGGAGTGGTAAACAATTTACCGCAGAAATTGAACCTTTCCGCTTGGCGATCCCCAACATACTGAATTAAGGAACATTGTGGCCAACTACATTGTCGGAGACATTCAAGGCTGTCTCGATGAACTGCAGCTTTTATTAGCCAGCGTTAACTTCAACTCGCAACAAGATACTATTTGGTTCGCTGGCGATCTCGTTGCAAGGGGACCAAAATCTTTAGAAACCCTTAGGTATGTAAAATCGTTAGGAGATGCGGCTAAGGTTTGTTTAGGCAATCACGATCTACACCTTCTTGCTGTGTCTTTAGGCGTTCACAAAGCAAAGCCAAAGGATAAAACGCTATCCATCCTCGAGGCGAGTGACAAAGACGAGTTACTTAACTGGCTAAGACAACAGCCATTATTGCTAGAACATGATGA harbors:
- the apaG gene encoding Co2+/Mg2+ efflux protein ApaG, translated to MESTTPCVKCQVHTKYVEEQSDPDNSRYVFAYIITIKNLSQETVQLISRRWLITDANGKQLTVEGDGVVGQQPVIEKNDEYTYTSGTAIETPLGVMQGHYVMLDGSGKQFTAEIEPFRLAIPNILN
- the rsmA gene encoding 16S rRNA (adenine(1518)-N(6)/adenine(1519)-N(6))-dimethyltransferase RsmA; its protein translation is MRNDVHLGHKARKRFGQNFLNDPYIIDGIVSSINPKPGQNLVEIGPGLGAITEPVGKEVDKFTVIELDRDLAQRLRTHPDLADKLTIHEGDAMRFDFTQLVKPNNKLRIFGNLPYNISTPLMFHLFEFHKDIQDMHFMLQKEVVNRLAAGPGSKAYGRLTVMAQYYCKVVPVLEVPPTAFVPPPKVDSAVVRLVPYEELPYPATSLKWLDRVCREGFNQRRKTVRNCYKALMSAETLEELGVNPSMRPENLTLQQFVDMANWLDANHG
- the pdxA gene encoding 4-hydroxythreonine-4-phosphate dehydrogenase PdxA, which gives rise to MSKWLRTKKVKSIKRIIVTAGEPAGIGPDLAVALSQKSWPHQVVICADKSLIAERAELLGIDVELVDFDAQNFESHRQGRLVILHEPLTVPAKAGVLDERNGQYVLNTLEKAAKGCMNGQFDAIVTGPVHKGVINRAGVSFSGHTEFFAEVSNTPLVVMMLATEGLRTALVTTHLPLSEVPNAITEDRVTRIVDILHHDLVTKFGITTPNIYVCGLNPHAGEDGCLGMEEIETITPTLEKLRTEKNYQLVGPLPADTIFNDKYLREADAVLGMYHDQVLPVLKYKGFGRSVNITLGLPFIRTSVDHGTAIDLAGTGQADFGSFETALAYAIDLVESRQ